A window of the Cicer arietinum cultivar CDC Frontier isolate Library 1 chromosome 6, Cicar.CDCFrontier_v2.0, whole genome shotgun sequence genome harbors these coding sequences:
- the LOC101503966 gene encoding protein NRT1/ PTR FAMILY 1.2-like isoform X2: protein MSMEQNKDTEQVVGGYRTMPFIIANETFEKVANVGLHVNMILYLLNEYHVDPSTAAIIIFLWNAGSNFMPLFGAFLSDSCFGRFRVIAWATIIDLLGLIVLWLTAKIRHARPPDCNGESCTTPTVLQFLFLFSSLALMSFGAGGIRPCSLAFAADQINNPKNPHNERIMKSFFNWYYVSVGISVMLSVIFIVYIQVKAGWVVGFGIPVALMLFSSVMFFLGSFMYVKVKPNKSLLAGFAQVIVASWKNRHLALPPNDSDLWYFHSGSIFLQPTNKVRFLNKACMIKNREKDLDSNGISIDPWSLCTVRQVEELKAVIKVLPIWSTGIIIAITISQQSFSVVQAGTMKRKVHNFEIPSTSFSAFGILTLTIWVAIYDRVIVPMLTKYTKKGKGLSLKQRMGIGIALSCLATLVAALVEKKRRNEAIREGFINNPKGVVNMSAMWLVPQYCLVGIAEAFNVIGQIEFFYSQFPKTMSSIAVALFALGFGAGNLVASLIVMVVKDGTRRGGKVSWLSSNINQGHYDYYYWLLSILSLINLLYFFVCSWAYGSTEDIKNWDDEVDTKFEMTKCEEENI from the exons ATGTCAATGGAGCAAAACAAAGATACAGAACAAGTTGTGGGTGGTTATAGAACCATGCCCTTTATCATAG CAAACGAGACATTTGAAAAGGTTGCAAATGTAGGACTCCATGTGAATATGATTTTGTACCTACTGAATGAATATCATGTAGACCCTTCAACTGCAGCTATCATAATATTCCTATGGAATGCTGGATCCAATTTTATGCCCCTTTTTGGTGCTTTTCTTTCTGATTCTTGCTTTGGAAGATTTCGTGTTATTGCATGGGCAACAATCATCGACCTTCTT gGATTAATAGTGTTGTGGCTTACTGCAAAAATAAGGCATGCAAGGCCACCAGATTGCAATGGAGAATCATGTACAACTCCAACAGTATTACAATTCTTGTTTCTTTTCTCATCACTTGCTCTAATGTCTTTTGGAGCTGGTGGCATTAGGCCATGTTCCTTAGCCTTTGCAGCTGACCAAATCAACAACCCAAAAAATCCACATAATGAGAGGATCATGAAGAGTTTCTTCAATTGGTACTATGTTTCAGTTGGCATTTCAGTAATGCTTTCAGTGATATTCATAGTATACATTCAAGTTAAAGCAGGTTGGGTTGTTGGTTTTGGTATTCCAGTGGCTCTTATGTTGTTTTCTTCTGTCATGTTTTTCTTGGGATCTTTTATGTATGTTAAAGTCAAACCAAACAAGAGTTTGCTTGCTGGATTTGCACAAGTTATTGTTGCATCATGGAAAAATAGACACTTAGCTCTGCCTCCAAATGACTCTGATTTGTGGTATTTTCATAGTGGCTCTATTTTTCTTCAACCCACCAACAAAGTAAG GTTTTTGAACAAGGCTTGCATGATCAAGAACAGAGAAAAAGATTTAGACTCTAATGGAATATCAATTGATCCATGGAGTTTGTGTACAGTTAGACAAGTCGAGGAATTAAAAGCAGTGATCAAGGTTCTTCCAATTTGGTCAACAGGCATAATAATTGCAATTACCATAAGTCAACAATCATTTTCAGTTGTCCAAGCTGGCACTATGAAAAGAAAAGTTCACAATTTTGAGATTCCATCAACAAGTTTTAGTGCATTTGGAATCCTCACTTTAACAATATGGGTAGCTATTTATGACCGAGTTATAGTACCTATGTtaacaaaatacacaaaaaaaggaaaaggacTAAGTTTAAAGCAAAGAATGGGAATTGGAATAGCACTATCATGTTTAGCAACATTAGTGGCAGCATTAgtagagaaaaaaagaagaaatgaagcAATAAGAGAAGGGTTTATAAATAATCCAAAAGGGGTAGTGAATATGTCAGCAATGTGGTTAGTGCCACAATATTGTTTAGTTGGTATTGCTGAGGCTTTTAATGTGATTGgacaaattgagtttttttattcTCAATTTCCTAAGACTATGTCTAGTATTGCTGTTGCACTTTTTGCTCTTGGATTTGGGGCAGGAAATTTGGTGGCTAGTCTTATTGTTATGGTTGTTAAAGATGGTACAAGAAGAGGTGGAAAAGTTAGTTGGCTATCATCAAATATTAATCAAGGGCACTATGATTACTATTATTGGCTACTTAGTATTCTAAGTTTGATTAATTTGCTTTACTTCTTTGTGTGTAGTTGGGCTTATGGAAGTACtgaagatataaaaaattggGATGATGAGGTTGATACAAAATTTGAAATGACAAAATGTGAGGAAGAAAATATCTAA
- the LOC101499704 gene encoding cyclin-dependent kinase F-1-like has translation METERPSKSWSIHTRSEIISKYQVMERIGSGAYADVYRGRRLSDDVTVALKEIHDYQSAFREIEALQMLQGSPNVIVLHEYFWREDEDAVLVLEYLTTDLTTVISDAAKEGLSLPVGEMKRWMIQILCGLDACHRNMIIHRDLKPSNLLISDRGILKLADFGQARILTEDGFDAFEENPPPCEHDGSNHESLLHQPEAFPHTDSTSQFGCGNQEHGGSHEEYFSVLDELKTKRSTDDIDKDTNIPDGNTSCLATCTTSDIDNDPMRTSFSYEALEGEDKEHGCLTSCVGTRWFRAPELLYGSTNYGVEIDLWSLGCIFAELLTLNPLFPGTADIDQLSRIINVLGNLDERAWPGCSKLPDYGIISFSKVENPAGVEACLPNRSPDEVSLVKKLVCYDPARRATTMELLHDKYFNEEPLPVPVSELRVPLTKKNEDEDSVGGWHDYNETGSDSDFDDFGPMNITRTGTGFSIQFP, from the exons ATGGAGACGGAGCGTCCATCGAAGAGTTGGAGCATCCATACCCGATCCGAAATCATCTCCAAATACCAAGTCATGGAACGGATCGGCTCCGGAGCTTACGCCGACGTCTACCGCGGCCGTCGTCTCTCCGACGACGTAACAGTCGCTCTGAAGGAAATCCACGACTACCAGTCTGCATTTCGAGAAATCGAAGCTTTGCAGATGCTTCAAGGTTCACCAAACGTCATCGTTTTGCATGAATACTTCTGGCGCGAAGATGAAGACGCCGTTCTCGTCCTTGAGTACCTGACCACTGACTTAACCACCGTCATTTCCGACGCTGCTAAGGAAGGTCTCTCACTCCCTGTTGGTGAGATGAAACGTTGGATGATTCAGATTCTTTGTGGCCTTGACGCGTGTCACCGGAACATGATTATTCATCGAGATTTGAAGCCTTCTAATCTCTTGATTTCTGATCGTGGAATTCTCAAATTGGCTGATTTTGGACAG GCAAGGATACTCACAGAGGATGGATTTGATGCTTTTGAGGAGAATCCACCACCGTGTGAGCATGATGGTTCTAATCATGAAAGTTTACTTCATCAACCTGAAGCTTTTCCTCATACTGACAGCACAAGCCAATTTGGATGTGGAAACCAAGAGCATGGAGGTAGTCATGAAGAGTATTTTAGTGTTTTAGATGAGCTGAAAACAAAGAGGTCCACAGATGACATTGATAAGGATACAAACATTCCGGATGGAAATACTTCTTGTCTTGCAACATGCACAACAAGTGATATAGATAACGATCCTATGAGAACTTCTTTTAGCTATGAAGCATTGGAAGGGGAAGATAAAGAACATGGTTGTCTCACGTCATGTGTTGGAACTCGATGGTTCCGGGCTCCTGAGTTACTTTATGGATCCACAAACTATGGTGTAGAAATTGATCTCTGGTCACTTGGATGTATTTTTGCTGAGCTCTTGACTCTAAACCCCTTGTTTCCTGGAACAGCTGATATTGACCAGCTCAGTAGAATTATTAATGTTTTGGGCAACCTTGATGAGAGAGCTTGGCCTGGTTGTTCAAAACTTCCTGATTATGGAATAATCTCGTTTAGCAAGGTAGAAAACCCTGCTGGTGTTGAAGCGTGCCTGCCCAACCGCTCCCCTGATGAAGTGTCTCTAGTCAAAAAACTGGTTTGTTATGATCCTGCTAGGAGGGCTACAACAATGGAACTACTCCATGACAAGTACTTCAATGAAGAACCTCTTCCTGTTCCTGTTTCTGAGTTGCGAGTTCCTTTGACCAAAAAAAACGAAGATGAGGATTCTGTTGGTGGGTGGCATGATTACAATGAAACGggttctgattctgattttgatgACTTTGGCCCTATGAATATCACCAGAACTGGTACCGGTTTCTCCATTCAGTTTCCTTGA
- the LOC101500014 gene encoding LOW QUALITY PROTEIN: putative E3 ubiquitin-protein ligase LIN (The sequence of the model RefSeq protein was modified relative to this genomic sequence to represent the inferred CDS: inserted 1 base in 1 codon), whose protein sequence is MGTVTVTTQSQILHHITAFITGVIYQSELRHRLIETLHRETPISNQVTLKQLNLAADALESAISFSSSAIRTSSLSLAEKLLLPLPEYPVSSFLLSLILTLRNRPDESAISLLQIFHSNPSLARSEIAPSLYEHLFYLHLFPVFRWFDEQRTRILPSSSETLRRNTGDYSVSDESVVVMPYAKLLSNVSGDQVSKLRELEREYEEVLDENCRVLAVYFKEVLVNKDEDATVSPPLLILKSNAGADGDDNGGEHRKEDMQIPLLENGRYNPMWSERDTSIEFLSSSSSSRSSQAPLYPQRVSPRVLNRQKSSKYWTTPVYLNSAPKTQFSLDDNLLCSSSDSEAENEEKDKNIALLEPQQSQTLEQMQTNFKEFRGSPDYPMADYENTPHGNGKHTPPKDFVCPITSNIFDDPVTLETGQTYERKAIEEWFNRGNITCPITRQKLQNNKLPKTNYVLKRLVASWKEHNPNSVLLKRVSTYEDTEAVVKTTMPSASPNSVITQATTDGMISELRCAINNLYMSEILEESEMAVLQIEKLWRGGNLEADIHSMLSKPPIINGFVEILFNSVEHHVLQAAVFLLAEMGSRDNAVAQTLTRVDTDVECIMALFKKGLTEAVVLLYLLNPPTVTLTEMAVVESLIAVFNKKEEDLVKMCLNPKTAAVLLVAQIIGSSGEIIASSVVKTLFSEKAIGAVVGSLGAEWAEERIAAVEILLRCIQEDGTCRNTIADKAELSPILESFIRATDAERFKIVEFFSELIKLNRRTLNERILHIIKEEGPFSTMHTLLIHLQTALQDQCPVMAGLLLQLDLLVEPRKMSIYREEAIDTLISCLRNSDFPATQLAAADTIMSLQGRFNFFGKPLVREVLLKRAGIDKSPRSNVQVDQMSNFFPESETTPEEEKAADDWERKVASVLVSHEFGILFEALADGMKSRIPELRLTCFISATWLVYMLTILPDTGIQGAARVCLLKHFVNKLNSAKDVEHRILSVLALNSFLHFSDGLRDLTASYSKDIVKGLRELKRFSPLASEMLKVLVEDNESKADIWRHKELVQIDCSKNGEVLSVIFFKDKIISGHTDGSIKVWTLKDNLLLLLQEIQEHTKAVTNLTIAESVDKLYSGSLDRTAKVWSIGKAELHCEQVHDMKDQIHNIVVTNSTTCFIPQGTGVKVQSLNGESKLLNSNKYVKCLAHAHGRLYCGCHDSSVQEIHLATGTVSNIQIGSRKLLGKAYPIHALQIHGELIYAAGSSLDGTSIKIWNNSNYNLVGSLQTGSEVRAMAVSSELIYLGCKGGAIEIWDKKKYIXSWHVTGRYKL, encoded by the exons ATGGGCACCGTAACCGTCACAACACAGTCTCAGATCCTCCACCACATAACCGCATTCATCACCGGCGTGATTTATCAATCGGAACTCCGGCACCGTCTCATTGAAACTCTCCACCGCGAAACTCCAATCTCTAATCAAGTGACCCTAAAACAACTCAACCTCGCTGCAGACGCTCTCGAAAGCGCCATTTCCTTCTCCAGTTCTGCTATCCGCACCTCCTCCCTCTCTCTCGCCGAGAAGCTTCTCCTTCCTCTTCCAGAGTATCCTGTCTCCTCCTTCCTCCTCTCCCTCATTCTTACTCTCCGGAACCGTCCCGACGAATCCGCCATCAGCCTCCTCCAAATCTTCCATTCCAATCCTTCCCTCGCTCGATCTGAAATAGCACCTTCTCTCTACGAGCATCTCTTTTATCTCCATCTCTTCCCTGTTTTCCGATGGTTCGATGAACAGAGAACGCGGATTTTGCCCTCCAGTTCTGAAACATTGAGGCGCAACACCGGTGACTACTCGGTTTCCGATGAGTCAGTGGTGGTTATGCCTTATGCGAAGTTGTTGTCGAATGTGAGCGGTGATCAAGTGTCTAAGCTGAGGGAATTGGAGAGAGAGTACGAAGAGGTTCTGGATGAGAACTGTAGGGTTCTTGCTGTTTATTTTAAAGAGGTTTTGGTGAATAAAGATGAAGATGCGACAGTTAGTCCACCGTTGTTGATATTGAAGAGTAATGCAGGAGCGGACGGGGACGATAACGGTGGAGAGCACAGAAAGGAGGATATGCAAATACCTCTGTTGGAAAACGGACGGTATAAT CCAATGTGGTCCGAAAGGGATACGTCTATTGAATTTTTGAGCAGCAGTTCCAGCAGTAGATCCTCTCAAGCACCGTTATATCCTCAAAGAGTCTCACCTAGAGTCCTCAATCGCCAAAAATCTTCAAAATATTGGACAACACCGGTCTATTTAAACTCAGCCCCcaaaactcaattttctttAGATGATAATTTGCTTTGTTCTTCTTCGGATTCTGAAGCTGAAAATGAG gaaaaagacaaaaatattgCATTGTTGGAACCTCAACAAAGCCAAACACTGGAACAAATGCAAACCAACTTCAAAGAATTTAGAGG CTCTCCAGATTATCCAATGGCAGACTATGAAAACACACCGCATGGAAATGGGAAACACACCCCTCCTAAAGACTTTGTCTGTCCAATAACAAGTAACATATTTGATGATCCAGTAACTCTTGAGACTGGTCAGACATATGAGCGTAAAGCTATTGAGGAATGGTTCAATAGAGGGAACATAACTTGTCCTATTACTCGCCAGAAGCTGCAAAACAACAAGCTACCTAAGACAAATTATGTGCTCAAAAGACTGGTTGCTAGCTGGAAAGAACACAACCCCAATTCCGTCCTGTTGAAACGTGTGAGTACATACGAAGATACCGAGGCAGTAGTGAAGACAACGATGCCTTCAGCTTCTCCTAATAGTGTCATAACACAAGCCACCACTGATGGGATGATTAGCGAGTTACGCTGTGCAATCAATAACCTGTACATGTCAGAGATTCTTGAGGAATCTGAAATGGCGGTTCTTCAAATTGAGAAGTTGTGGAGAGGAGGGAATCTGGAAGCGGATATCCATAGCATGCTATCAAAACCTCCAATAATCAATGGGTTTGTGGAGATACTTTTCAATTCGGTTGAACACCATGTGCTACAGGCAGCAGTTTTCCTTCTGGCTGAAATGGGCTCTAGAGACAATGCTGTTGCTCAGACTCTCACACGTGTGGATACCGATGTTGAATGTATAATGGCTCTTTTCAAGAAAGGGTTGACAGAGGCTGTTGTGCTATTGTATCTCCTAAACCCTCCCACTGTGACTCTTACTGAGATGGCCGTAGTGGAGTCCCTCATAGCAGTTTTCAATAAGAAAGAGGAAGACTTGGTTAAGATGTGTTTAAATCCCAAAACAGCTGCGGTTCTTCTTGTGGCACAGATCATTGGAAGCAGTGGTGAGATAATTGCATCTTCGGTTGTCAAGACTCTATTTTCTGAAAAAGCAATTGGAGCTGTTGTTGGCAGTTTGGGAGCTGAATGGGCAGAGGAGAGGATTGCTGCAGTAGAGATCTTATTGAGATGCATTCAAGAGGATGGGACTTGCAGGAACACCATTGCTGATAAAGCAGAGCTGTCTCCTATTCTGGAAAGCTTCATCCGTGCAACTGATGCAGAACGTTTCAAGATTGTTGAATTCTTTTCTGAGTTGATCAAACTGAATAG GAGAACACTCAATGAACGAATCCTCCACATTATAAAGGAAGAAGGACCTTTTAGTACAATGCATACCCTTCTTATTCATTTGCAGACAGCCCTTCAAGATCAATGTCCAGTTATGGCTGGTCTCTTACTGCAACTTGATCTTCTG GTTGAACCAAGAAAAATGAGCATATACCGTGAAGAGGCGATAGATACTCTTATTTCATGCCTGAGGAACTCAGATTTCCCTGCCACCCAGTTAGCAGCTGCTGATACAATCATGTCACTGCAGGGGAGGTTCAACTTCTTCGGAAAGCCTCTTGTCAGAGAAGTCCTTCTCAAACGTGCAGGTATTGACAAAAGTCCCAGAAGTAATGTACAGGTGGATCAGATGAGCAACTTCTTCCCAGAAAGCGAAACAACTCCA GAAGAAGAGAAGGCAGCAGATGATTGGGAAAGAAAAGTTGCATCTGTTCTAGTTAGCCACGAGTTTGGTATACTTTTTGAAGCTTTGGCAGATGGCATGAAGAGCAGAATTCCAGAACTACGTTTGACGTGCTTTATTTCAGCTACGTGGCTCGTATACATGCTGACCATTCTACCAGATACAGGGATACAGGGAGCAGCCCGTGTCTGTTTACTAAAGCactttgtaaataaattaaattctgcTAAGGATGTAGAACACAGAATCCTTTCTGTGCTTGCTCTCAATAGCTTTCTTCATTTCTCTG ATGGCTTACGTGATCTAACTGCTTCCTACTCCAAGGATATTGTAAAAGGTTTGAGAGAGCTAAAGAGATTTTCTCCCTTGGCATCTGAAATGCTGAAAGTTTTGGTTGAAGATAATGAATCTAAAGCA GACATCTGGAGACATAAAGAGCTAGTACAAATAGATTGCAGCAAAAACGGAGAAGTGTTGTCTGTCATTTTCTTCAAGGATAAAATTATTTCAGGCCATACAGATGGCAGCATCAAG GTCTGGACATTAAAGGACAACTTATTGCTTCTGTTGCAAGAGATCCAAGAACACACTAAGGCTGTGACAAACTTGACGATTGCAGAATCTGTTGACAAACTTTACAGTGGTTCACTTGACCGAACTGCAAAG GTCTGGTCTATTGGAAAGGCAGAACTACATTGTGAGCAGGTTCATGATATGAAGGACCAGATTCATAATATAGTTGTAACCAATAGCACAACTTGTTTCATTCCGCAGGGGACTGGAGTCAAG GTTCAGTCATTGAATGGAGAATCCAAGTTGTTaaattctaataaatatgtGAAGTGTTTGGCTCATGCTCATGGAAGATTATACTGTGGATGCCACGACAGTAGTGTTCAG GAGATACATTTGGCTACCGGAACTGTCAGTAATATTCAAATTGGTTCTAGAAAGTTACTTGGTAAAGCATATCCTATTCATGCACTGCAAATTCACGGTGAACTTATATATGCAGCTGGCTCTTCGTTGGACGGAACTTCTATAAAG ATATGGAACAATTCCAATTACAATCTGGTTGGATCGCTGCAAACTGGATCAGAAGTGCGGGCTATGGCAGTGAGTTCAGAATTAATTTATTTGGGGTGCAAGGGAGGTGCTATAGAAATTTGGGATAAGAAGAAATACA AGAGTTGGCACGTTACAGGTAGGTACAAATTGTAA
- the LOC101503966 gene encoding protein NRT1/ PTR FAMILY 1.2-like isoform X1 gives MSETEFKKNRDMSMEQNKDTEQVVGGYRTMPFIIANETFEKVANVGLHVNMILYLLNEYHVDPSTAAIIIFLWNAGSNFMPLFGAFLSDSCFGRFRVIAWATIIDLLGLIVLWLTAKIRHARPPDCNGESCTTPTVLQFLFLFSSLALMSFGAGGIRPCSLAFAADQINNPKNPHNERIMKSFFNWYYVSVGISVMLSVIFIVYIQVKAGWVVGFGIPVALMLFSSVMFFLGSFMYVKVKPNKSLLAGFAQVIVASWKNRHLALPPNDSDLWYFHSGSIFLQPTNKVRFLNKACMIKNREKDLDSNGISIDPWSLCTVRQVEELKAVIKVLPIWSTGIIIAITISQQSFSVVQAGTMKRKVHNFEIPSTSFSAFGILTLTIWVAIYDRVIVPMLTKYTKKGKGLSLKQRMGIGIALSCLATLVAALVEKKRRNEAIREGFINNPKGVVNMSAMWLVPQYCLVGIAEAFNVIGQIEFFYSQFPKTMSSIAVALFALGFGAGNLVASLIVMVVKDGTRRGGKVSWLSSNINQGHYDYYYWLLSILSLINLLYFFVCSWAYGSTEDIKNWDDEVDTKFEMTKCEEENI, from the exons ATGAGTGAAACAGAATTCAAGAAAAATAGAGACATGTCAATGGAGCAAAACAAAGATACAGAACAAGTTGTGGGTGGTTATAGAACCATGCCCTTTATCATAG CAAACGAGACATTTGAAAAGGTTGCAAATGTAGGACTCCATGTGAATATGATTTTGTACCTACTGAATGAATATCATGTAGACCCTTCAACTGCAGCTATCATAATATTCCTATGGAATGCTGGATCCAATTTTATGCCCCTTTTTGGTGCTTTTCTTTCTGATTCTTGCTTTGGAAGATTTCGTGTTATTGCATGGGCAACAATCATCGACCTTCTT gGATTAATAGTGTTGTGGCTTACTGCAAAAATAAGGCATGCAAGGCCACCAGATTGCAATGGAGAATCATGTACAACTCCAACAGTATTACAATTCTTGTTTCTTTTCTCATCACTTGCTCTAATGTCTTTTGGAGCTGGTGGCATTAGGCCATGTTCCTTAGCCTTTGCAGCTGACCAAATCAACAACCCAAAAAATCCACATAATGAGAGGATCATGAAGAGTTTCTTCAATTGGTACTATGTTTCAGTTGGCATTTCAGTAATGCTTTCAGTGATATTCATAGTATACATTCAAGTTAAAGCAGGTTGGGTTGTTGGTTTTGGTATTCCAGTGGCTCTTATGTTGTTTTCTTCTGTCATGTTTTTCTTGGGATCTTTTATGTATGTTAAAGTCAAACCAAACAAGAGTTTGCTTGCTGGATTTGCACAAGTTATTGTTGCATCATGGAAAAATAGACACTTAGCTCTGCCTCCAAATGACTCTGATTTGTGGTATTTTCATAGTGGCTCTATTTTTCTTCAACCCACCAACAAAGTAAG GTTTTTGAACAAGGCTTGCATGATCAAGAACAGAGAAAAAGATTTAGACTCTAATGGAATATCAATTGATCCATGGAGTTTGTGTACAGTTAGACAAGTCGAGGAATTAAAAGCAGTGATCAAGGTTCTTCCAATTTGGTCAACAGGCATAATAATTGCAATTACCATAAGTCAACAATCATTTTCAGTTGTCCAAGCTGGCACTATGAAAAGAAAAGTTCACAATTTTGAGATTCCATCAACAAGTTTTAGTGCATTTGGAATCCTCACTTTAACAATATGGGTAGCTATTTATGACCGAGTTATAGTACCTATGTtaacaaaatacacaaaaaaaggaaaaggacTAAGTTTAAAGCAAAGAATGGGAATTGGAATAGCACTATCATGTTTAGCAACATTAGTGGCAGCATTAgtagagaaaaaaagaagaaatgaagcAATAAGAGAAGGGTTTATAAATAATCCAAAAGGGGTAGTGAATATGTCAGCAATGTGGTTAGTGCCACAATATTGTTTAGTTGGTATTGCTGAGGCTTTTAATGTGATTGgacaaattgagtttttttattcTCAATTTCCTAAGACTATGTCTAGTATTGCTGTTGCACTTTTTGCTCTTGGATTTGGGGCAGGAAATTTGGTGGCTAGTCTTATTGTTATGGTTGTTAAAGATGGTACAAGAAGAGGTGGAAAAGTTAGTTGGCTATCATCAAATATTAATCAAGGGCACTATGATTACTATTATTGGCTACTTAGTATTCTAAGTTTGATTAATTTGCTTTACTTCTTTGTGTGTAGTTGGGCTTATGGAAGTACtgaagatataaaaaattggGATGATGAGGTTGATACAAAATTTGAAATGACAAAATGTGAGGAAGAAAATATCTAA